From Streptomyces sp. 6-11-2, one genomic window encodes:
- a CDS encoding IPT/TIG domain-containing protein — MAAPTVSSISPNQGPSSGGNIVTVTGTGFSSTTAVQFGGRAATSFTVLSSTQLTAVPPAGTGAVNVTVTTSQGTSTQTATYTYVAAPAVSGVTPSQGPVSGGTTVTLTGTNLSGATAVFFDAVAATSFTVLAATRIIAVTPAHAAGAAAVTVTTAGGTSNPDDPSAYFYYAPVPSLTDIEPPAGSSAGGAAATLTGTGLLNATAVRFDMVAASFTVVSATQITVVTPAHAAGAAAVTVTTPGGTSNPLGYVYLDAPTLTSVTPDQGPTYAGAVVTLTGTNLIATTGVEFGGVLAAFTVLSPTSVTAVAPAGAAGAVTITVTTPGGVSNGLAYTRIAGPAI, encoded by the coding sequence ATGGCTGCCCCCACCGTCTCCTCGATCAGCCCCAACCAGGGGCCGTCCTCAGGCGGGAACATCGTCACCGTGACCGGTACCGGCTTCAGCAGCACGACAGCCGTTCAGTTCGGCGGCAGAGCCGCCACCTCGTTCACCGTCCTCAGCAGCACACAGCTCACGGCGGTGCCCCCTGCCGGCACCGGTGCGGTCAACGTCACCGTCACCACCAGCCAGGGCACCAGCACCCAGACGGCCACGTACACCTACGTCGCCGCCCCCGCCGTATCAGGTGTGACGCCCAGTCAGGGACCCGTCTCCGGGGGCACTACGGTGACGCTGACGGGCACCAACCTGTCGGGGGCGACGGCGGTGTTCTTCGACGCAGTCGCGGCGACGTCGTTCACCGTCCTCGCCGCCACGAGGATCATCGCGGTGACGCCCGCTCATGCGGCGGGTGCGGCGGCGGTCACGGTGACCACTGCGGGCGGCACCAGCAACCCCGACGACCCCAGCGCGTACTTCTACTACGCCCCGGTGCCGTCGCTGACCGACATCGAGCCCCCCGCCGGATCCTCGGCCGGCGGCGCCGCGGCGACCTTGACCGGCACCGGACTTCTCAACGCGACGGCGGTGCGCTTCGACATGGTGGCGGCATCGTTCACCGTCGTCTCCGCCACTCAGATCACCGTGGTGACGCCTGCTCACGCGGCCGGTGCGGCGGCGGTCACGGTGACCACCCCCGGCGGCACCAGCAATCCTCTCGGCTACGTCTACCTCGACGCCCCCACCCTGACCTCCGTGACCCCCGACCAGGGGCCGACGTACGCGGGCGCCGTCGTCACGCTCACCGGCACGAACCTCATCGCCACGACCGGCGTGGAGTTCGGCGGCGTTCTCGCGGCGTTCACCGTGCTCTCCCCGACCAGTGTCACGGCTGTCGCGCCCGCGGGTGCCGCCGGAGCGGTCACCATCACGGTGACCACTCCCGGCGGCGTCAGCAACGGGCTCGCCTACACCCGGATCGCGGGCCCCGCGATCTGA
- a CDS encoding glycosyltransferase has protein sequence MLLSTYGSRGDVEPLVALAVRLREFGAEVRVCAPPDEDFAQRLAGVGVPLVPVGRSARALTTAAPSPSSLPQRAAELIVGQLDAVTAAAGGCDVLVATGMMPAAAGALSVAEKLGIRSVSVTFQQLTLPSPHRAPLAYPGRPFPPDVTDNRELWDLDARSINTLFGEALNTNRASIGLPPVSDVRDYVIGDRPWLATDPALDPWQRTPDLDVVQTGAWTLPDMRPLPAELTAFLDAGTPPVYVGFGSMPLRTSTDVAQAAVDAIRAQGRRAVVSRGWADLALVDDRDDCFVVGEVNQQALFGRVAAVVHHGGAGTTTTATRAGAPQVVVPQAADQPYWAGRVADLGIGAAHDGPTPTFESLSAALGTALASGTRARAAAVADMIRTDGAAVAAKLLLDAIS, from the coding sequence GTGTTGTTGTCGACGTATGGATCGCGGGGGGACGTCGAACCACTGGTGGCACTCGCGGTGCGGTTGCGGGAATTCGGCGCGGAGGTGCGGGTGTGCGCGCCGCCGGACGAGGACTTCGCGCAGCGGTTGGCCGGTGTCGGCGTACCGCTGGTGCCGGTCGGCCGGTCGGCGCGCGCGCTGACGACCGCGGCGCCGTCGCCGTCGTCGCTGCCCCAGCGCGCGGCCGAGCTGATCGTCGGCCAGCTCGACGCGGTCACCGCGGCGGCCGGGGGATGCGACGTGCTGGTGGCGACCGGCATGATGCCGGCCGCGGCCGGCGCGCTGTCGGTGGCGGAGAAGCTGGGCATCCGCTCCGTGTCCGTGACCTTCCAGCAGCTCACCCTGCCGTCGCCGCACCGCGCGCCGCTGGCGTATCCGGGCCGTCCGTTTCCGCCGGACGTGACTGACAACCGGGAGCTGTGGGACCTGGACGCCCGGAGCATCAACACGCTGTTCGGTGAGGCGCTCAACACGAACCGCGCGTCGATCGGCCTGCCGCCGGTGAGCGACGTCCGCGACTACGTCATCGGCGACCGGCCGTGGCTGGCGACGGACCCGGCCCTGGACCCGTGGCAGCGGACGCCGGACCTCGACGTCGTCCAGACCGGCGCGTGGACCCTGCCCGACATGCGCCCGCTCCCGGCCGAGTTGACGGCGTTCCTGGACGCGGGGACGCCACCGGTGTACGTGGGCTTCGGCAGCATGCCCTTGCGCACCTCGACGGATGTCGCCCAGGCGGCCGTCGACGCGATCCGAGCACAGGGCCGCCGCGCGGTCGTGTCCCGCGGCTGGGCCGACCTGGCCCTGGTCGACGACCGTGACGACTGCTTCGTCGTCGGCGAGGTCAACCAGCAGGCGCTGTTCGGCCGGGTGGCCGCCGTCGTGCACCACGGCGGCGCGGGCACCACGACGACGGCCACCCGGGCCGGCGCGCCTCAGGTGGTGGTGCCCCAGGCGGCGGACCAGCCGTACTGGGCCGGCCGGGTGGCGGACCTCGGCATCGGCGCGGCACACGACGGTCCGACTCCGACCTTCGAGTCCCTGTCGGCCGCGCTCGGGACGGCCCTCGCCTCCGGCACCCGCGCACGAGCGGCCGCCGTGGCCGACATGATCCGCACCGACGGAGCGGCGGTGGCCGCGAAGCTGCTGCTCGACGCGATCAGCTGA
- the helR gene encoding RNA polymerase recycling motor ATPase HelR: MNPLTTSAFDLPDRLSSKADPTLIADDEQHFAAIAECLEQSIAEVSDRLTAERRAPGGTGRQALDRDLEIHRLTARLRTLRRFGLDLCLGRMVGTDHSEPVYVGRLGLTDSTGRRLLLDWRSPAAEPFFGATHANPMGLTSRRRYRWTRGRISDYWDEVLTADDFAGHAALDDQSAFIASLGSSRSPRMRDVLGTIQADQDAIIRAGSRGALVVDGGPGTGKTVVALHRAAYLLHSDPRLGHRRGGLLFVGPHQPYLGYVADVLPSLGEEGVRTCTLRDLVAEGATAAVESDPDVARLKSSADLVKAIEPAVRFYEEPPAKGMTVSTHWSDIRLTADDWAAAFEAADPGTPHNEARDQVWEELLTILVDKHDGDAPDDLLRRSLRQNRELRTAFSRAWPLLEAADLVGDLWSVPAYLRLCAPWLGPGDVEKLQRPDARAWTVSDLPLLDAARQRLGDPETSRRKARHEAVVAAQRERMAQVVDNLIAAVADSGADGDDGEGLVTMLRGEDAEVSLVDESELSTADPDQLAGPFAHIVVDEAQELTDAEWQMLLLRCPSRSFTVVGDRAQARRGFTESWRERLDRIGLDRIDLASLSINYRTPEEIMAEAEPVIRAVLPDANVPTSVRGSGVPVAHGSTADLHSILDTWLAAHADGIACVIGDPAFPSTARVRSLTPELSKGLEFDLVVLVDPETFGEGVEGAIDRYVAMTRATQQLVILTSP, translated from the coding sequence ATGAACCCCCTTACCACCAGCGCTTTCGACCTTCCCGACCGTCTCTCCTCCAAAGCCGACCCGACTCTGATCGCCGACGACGAGCAGCACTTCGCCGCCATCGCGGAGTGCCTCGAGCAGTCGATCGCCGAGGTGTCCGACCGCCTCACCGCCGAACGCAGGGCGCCCGGCGGCACGGGCCGGCAGGCGTTGGACCGGGACCTGGAGATCCACCGGCTGACCGCACGCCTGCGCACACTGCGCCGCTTCGGCCTGGACCTGTGCCTCGGCCGCATGGTCGGCACGGACCACTCCGAGCCCGTGTACGTCGGCCGGCTCGGCCTCACCGACAGCACGGGTCGCCGGCTGCTGCTCGACTGGCGCTCCCCCGCGGCTGAGCCGTTCTTCGGAGCCACCCACGCCAACCCGATGGGTCTGACGAGCCGCCGCAGGTATCGCTGGACCCGCGGCCGGATCAGCGACTACTGGGACGAGGTGCTCACCGCGGACGACTTCGCCGGGCACGCCGCGCTCGACGACCAGTCCGCGTTCATCGCCAGCCTGGGCAGCAGCCGTTCGCCTCGGATGCGCGACGTGCTCGGCACCATCCAGGCCGACCAGGACGCCATCATCCGCGCGGGATCCCGCGGCGCTCTCGTCGTCGACGGCGGTCCGGGCACGGGGAAGACCGTCGTCGCCCTGCACCGCGCCGCCTACCTCCTCCACTCCGACCCCCGCCTCGGTCACCGCCGCGGCGGCCTGCTGTTCGTCGGCCCGCACCAGCCCTACCTCGGCTACGTCGCCGACGTCCTCCCCAGCCTCGGCGAGGAGGGCGTGCGGACCTGCACCCTGCGCGACCTCGTCGCCGAAGGGGCCACGGCGGCGGTCGAGTCCGATCCGGACGTGGCCCGTCTGAAGTCGTCCGCGGATCTGGTGAAGGCGATCGAGCCGGCCGTCAGGTTCTACGAGGAGCCGCCCGCCAAGGGGATGACGGTCTCCACCCACTGGTCCGACATCCGGCTGACCGCCGACGACTGGGCCGCCGCGTTCGAAGCGGCGGACCCCGGTACCCCGCACAACGAGGCACGCGACCAGGTCTGGGAGGAACTGCTCACCATCCTGGTGGACAAGCACGACGGCGACGCCCCGGACGACCTGCTGCGCAGATCGCTGCGGCAGAACAGGGAACTGCGAACGGCCTTCAGCCGCGCCTGGCCGCTGCTCGAAGCGGCCGACCTCGTCGGAGACCTGTGGTCCGTGCCCGCCTATCTGCGGCTGTGCGCTCCCTGGCTCGGCCCCGGCGACGTCGAGAAGCTCCAGCGCCCGGACGCCCGGGCCTGGACGGTGTCCGACCTGCCGCTGCTGGACGCGGCGCGGCAGCGCCTCGGTGACCCGGAGACGTCACGGCGCAAGGCCCGGCACGAGGCCGTCGTCGCCGCGCAGCGCGAGCGCATGGCGCAGGTCGTGGACAACCTGATCGCCGCCGTGGCCGACTCCGGGGCCGACGGGGACGACGGCGAGGGCCTGGTGACGATGCTGCGCGGCGAGGACGCCGAGGTCAGCCTGGTGGACGAGTCCGAACTGTCCACCGCCGACCCGGACCAGCTCGCCGGCCCGTTCGCGCACATCGTCGTCGACGAGGCTCAGGAACTGACCGACGCGGAGTGGCAGATGCTGCTGCTGCGGTGCCCGTCCCGGAGCTTCACCGTCGTCGGGGACCGTGCCCAGGCCAGGCGCGGGTTCACGGAGTCGTGGCGGGAGCGGCTCGACCGGATCGGGCTCGACCGGATCGACCTGGCGTCCCTGAGCATCAACTACCGCACGCCGGAAGAGATCATGGCGGAAGCCGAGCCGGTCATCCGGGCCGTGCTCCCGGACGCCAACGTGCCGACCTCCGTCCGCGGCAGCGGCGTGCCCGTCGCGCACGGATCCACCGCGGACCTGCACTCGATCCTCGACACCTGGCTCGCCGCGCATGCCGACGGGATCGCCTGCGTCATCGGCGATCCGGCTTTTCCGAGCACGGCTCGCGTCCGGTCGCTCACCCCGGAGCTGTCCAAGGGACTCGAATTCGACCTGGTCGTCCTCGTCGACCCGGAGACGTTCGGCGAGGGCGTCGAAGGAGCGATCGACCGCTATGTCGCCATGACCAGGGCGACCCAGCAGCTCGTCATCCTCACGAGCCCGTGA
- a CDS encoding IPT/TIG domain-containing protein has translation MPISPNQGSTGGGTLVTITGTNLSNTSAVLFGTKPATSVTNVSPTQVTAVSPSGAGSVGVTLTTPGGTSNPVSFFYVGAPFKSSLSTSSGPLAGGNTISVNGTGLSTATSVSFGGNTATPTVNSDSSISVAVPAGTSAGPVSVTVTTAGGSNNGLSYTYIDDPTIVTVNPTSGPASGGTAVTITGTNLDTASSVTFDGTAAPFSVISATTLSAVTPPGTAGAVDVVVTNPAGSATAAGGFTYVTGPGI, from the coding sequence ATGCCCATTTCTCCGAATCAGGGTTCCACCGGCGGAGGCACGCTGGTGACCATCACCGGTACCAACCTCTCCAACACCAGCGCGGTGCTGTTCGGCACCAAGCCCGCCACGAGCGTCACCAACGTCTCACCGACCCAGGTCACCGCGGTCTCCCCCTCGGGAGCGGGCTCGGTCGGAGTCACCCTGACCACCCCGGGCGGGACGAGCAACCCGGTGTCGTTCTTCTACGTCGGCGCCCCGTTCAAGTCCTCCCTGAGCACCAGCTCGGGGCCGCTGGCCGGCGGCAACACCATCAGCGTCAACGGCACCGGCCTGTCGACCGCGACCAGCGTGTCCTTCGGCGGCAACACCGCCACCCCCACGGTGAACTCCGACAGCTCCATCAGCGTCGCCGTGCCGGCGGGCACGTCTGCCGGGCCGGTGTCGGTGACCGTGACGACCGCGGGCGGCAGCAACAACGGCCTGTCCTACACCTACATCGACGACCCCACGATCGTGACCGTCAACCCGACCTCGGGTCCGGCCTCCGGCGGCACGGCGGTGACCATCACGGGCACCAACCTCGACACCGCCAGCTCGGTCACCTTCGACGGCACCGCCGCGCCGTTCTCGGTCATCAGCGCCACCACCTTGTCGGCGGTCACGCCGCCCGGCACGGCCGGTGCGGTCGACGTCGTGGTCACCAACCCTGCCGGGTCCGCCACGGCCGCCGGCGGATTCACCTACGTCACCGGCCCCGGCATCTGA
- a CDS encoding cellulose binding domain-containing protein, translated as MRFHRYRYRPRVWAAAALVAAASLITPSLTAQAGAADGQVVAAQVQAGGEDDGADCAVPNPGSPTSSSMLPDPFKRLNGTRISATSDWRCRRAEIRDLAQRSVYGQKPARPASVTGTVSASSITVNVSDQGRNASFSASVSLPSGSGPFPAVIVLGGLGADTATIKASGVAVINYDPYSVGKEGTARNNKQGAFYSVYGSSSSTGLLMAWSWGVSRIIDVIEQSSGNILKASATGVTGCSRFGKGAIVAGAFDQRVALTMPIESGSGGVPVLRGIPGENGAQPLSSAYSEQPWLGDAFSSYTGNPNSLPVDTHEILGMVAPRGLFVMENPYVDWLAARSGSVAALGAAEVYKALGAGSNISYWSDVQDGTHCAVRSEWKTPLQQNIQKFLLGTGSSSGVFRIAPSKSGNLSTWRDWQTPTLTDGGGGNGGDPGGGTGGDPGGDPGGGGTNGTCTAGYRNVNSWPGGFQGEVTIRNNGTSTLNGWTVGMSLASGQSISSLWDGVNTGTSGSVTVHNSSYNGTLAANGTATFGFTATGNSSPAPANLTCKSP; from the coding sequence ATGCGCTTCCATCGGTATCGATATCGGCCCCGGGTGTGGGCGGCCGCGGCCCTGGTGGCCGCCGCGAGCCTGATCACGCCCTCGCTCACCGCGCAGGCGGGCGCCGCCGACGGACAGGTCGTCGCCGCGCAGGTGCAAGCCGGCGGCGAGGACGACGGCGCGGACTGCGCGGTGCCCAACCCGGGCTCTCCGACGTCCAGTTCCATGCTTCCCGATCCCTTCAAGAGGCTGAACGGTACGCGCATCTCGGCCACCTCCGACTGGCGGTGCCGCCGGGCGGAGATCAGAGATCTGGCGCAGAGATCCGTCTACGGCCAGAAGCCCGCGAGACCCGCCAGTGTCACGGGCACGGTGTCGGCGAGCAGCATCACGGTGAACGTGTCGGACCAGGGCAGGAACGCGAGCTTCTCGGCGAGCGTGAGCCTGCCGAGCGGTTCGGGACCCTTCCCCGCCGTCATCGTGCTGGGCGGGCTCGGCGCGGACACCGCCACCATCAAGGCCTCCGGTGTCGCCGTCATCAACTACGACCCCTACTCGGTGGGGAAGGAAGGCACCGCGCGGAACAACAAGCAGGGCGCCTTCTACAGCGTGTACGGCTCGTCCAGCAGCACGGGCCTGCTGATGGCCTGGTCCTGGGGCGTCAGCCGCATCATCGACGTCATCGAGCAGTCGAGCGGCAACATCCTCAAGGCGAGCGCGACCGGCGTCACGGGATGCTCTCGGTTCGGCAAGGGTGCCATCGTGGCCGGGGCGTTCGACCAGCGCGTCGCGCTGACCATGCCGATCGAGTCCGGGAGCGGCGGCGTCCCCGTCCTCCGCGGTATTCCGGGGGAGAACGGCGCCCAGCCGCTGAGCAGCGCCTACTCGGAACAGCCCTGGCTGGGCGACGCGTTCAGCTCCTACACGGGCAACCCGAACTCCCTGCCGGTGGACACCCACGAGATCCTGGGCATGGTCGCGCCGCGCGGGCTGTTCGTCATGGAGAACCCGTACGTCGACTGGCTGGCCGCCAGGTCGGGCAGCGTGGCGGCGCTGGGCGCGGCCGAGGTCTACAAGGCGCTCGGCGCGGGGAGCAACATCAGCTACTGGTCCGACGTCCAGGACGGGACCCATTGCGCCGTCAGGTCCGAGTGGAAGACGCCGTTGCAGCAGAACATCCAGAAGTTCCTGCTGGGCACGGGAAGCAGCTCCGGCGTGTTCAGGATCGCCCCCAGCAAGTCCGGCAACCTGTCCACGTGGCGGGACTGGCAGACACCGACCCTGACCGACGGGGGAGGTGGCAACGGCGGTGACCCGGGCGGCGGCACGGGAGGCGACCCGGGTGGTGACCCGGGTGGCGGTGGCACCAACGGCACCTGCACCGCCGGCTACCGTAACGTCAACAGCTGGCCCGGTGGCTTCCAGGGCGAGGTGACGATCCGCAACAACGGCACCAGCACGCTGAACGGCTGGACCGTCGGCATGAGTCTGGCCTCCGGTCAGTCGATCAGCAGTCTCTGGGACGGGGTGAACACCGGGACCAGCGGATCCGTCACGGTGCACAACAGCTCGTACAACGGCACCCTCGCGGCCAACGGCACCGCCACCTTCGGCTTCACCGCCACCGGCAACTCCAGCCCGGCACCCGCAAATCTCACCTGCAAGAGCCCCTGA
- a CDS encoding PP2C family protein-serine/threonine phosphatase, which translates to MKRKPSPSTEPKAGSTPEVAAARLRLLAEASRALASGLDAEESLRRLARVVVPHLADACVVDMVEGNGLRRLGVADRDAERVLRVLPGGFLPGPDDSAAALAKVLRGAGPMVVTEFDMPDPDDSLHAAQWTLYRMLGAETALIVPMGVRREALGALTFVRRAPAVPFDEQEQALAADLGHRAGLALDNARLYALQQHTAEQLQLSLLPDLTGLGHLQLATRYVAARERAEVGGDWYDAFPLPDGSVILAIGDVVGHDLAAAVRMGQLRNMLRALAYDSGDDPAGVMNRLDRVMQGLTSIELVTAVIARIETPPDGPWRLLMSNAGHLPPLLAQPDGRTLLLEEGHAPVLGVDPALKRETAAVTLPPGGTLLFYTDGLIERPGEDIGRGLTRLRQHAAALAREPLTVFRDELLTRLSDDQHDDIAILALRVP; encoded by the coding sequence ATGAAGCGGAAACCCTCACCGTCGACGGAACCGAAGGCGGGATCCACGCCGGAGGTCGCTGCGGCTCGTCTGCGTCTGCTCGCCGAGGCGAGCCGGGCACTGGCCTCGGGCCTGGACGCGGAGGAGTCGCTGCGCCGGCTGGCCCGGGTGGTGGTCCCGCATCTGGCCGACGCCTGCGTCGTCGACATGGTCGAGGGAAACGGGCTGCGCCGCCTCGGCGTCGCGGACCGGGACGCTGAACGGGTGCTGCGGGTGCTGCCCGGCGGGTTCCTGCCCGGGCCGGACGACTCGGCCGCCGCTCTGGCGAAGGTGCTGCGCGGGGCGGGCCCCATGGTGGTCACCGAGTTCGACATGCCCGATCCGGACGACTCCCTGCACGCCGCCCAGTGGACCCTCTACCGCATGCTGGGCGCCGAGACCGCGTTGATCGTGCCCATGGGCGTACGGCGGGAGGCCCTCGGGGCGCTCACCTTCGTCCGCCGCGCCCCGGCCGTTCCCTTCGACGAGCAGGAGCAGGCGCTCGCCGCCGACCTGGGACACCGCGCGGGCCTCGCGCTGGACAACGCGCGCCTGTACGCGCTGCAACAGCACACCGCGGAGCAGCTCCAGCTCTCCCTCCTGCCCGATCTGACCGGGCTCGGGCACCTCCAGCTCGCCACCCGCTACGTGGCCGCCCGCGAGCGGGCCGAGGTCGGCGGCGACTGGTACGACGCCTTCCCGCTCCCCGACGGCTCGGTGATCCTCGCGATCGGGGACGTGGTCGGCCACGACCTGGCGGCCGCGGTCCGCATGGGCCAGTTGCGCAACATGCTGCGCGCGCTGGCCTACGACAGCGGGGACGACCCGGCCGGAGTGATGAACCGCCTGGACCGGGTCATGCAGGGCCTGACCAGCATCGAACTCGTCACGGCCGTCATCGCCCGTATCGAGACGCCTCCCGACGGACCGTGGCGGCTGCTCATGAGCAACGCCGGCCACCTTCCGCCGCTGCTCGCCCAGCCCGACGGCCGCACTCTCCTGCTGGAGGAAGGGCACGCCCCCGTGCTGGGAGTCGACCCCGCGCTCAAGCGCGAGACCGCGGCGGTCACCCTGCCTCCCGGAGGCACCCTGCTCTTCTACACCGACGGCCTCATCGAACGCCCCGGCGAGGACATCGGCCGCGGCCTCACCCGGCTGCGCCAGCACGCGGCCGCGCTGGCCCGGGAACCGCTGACGGTCTTCCGCGACGAACTGCTCACCCGATTGAGCGACGACCAGCACGACGACATCGCCATCCTGGCCCTGCGCGTCCCCTGA
- the iolD gene encoding 3D-(3,5/4)-trihydroxycyclohexane-1,2-dione acylhydrolase (decyclizing): MTTTTSAGRVRRLTTAQALVAFLAQQYTERDGVEQRLIEGCFGIFGHGNIAGLGQALLERPDDLTYYQARNEQAMVHAAVAYARTRRRLSTLACTASVGPGSTNMVTGAALATVNRLPVLLLPGDTFASRAASPLLQELEQPYAADITVNDTFRPVSRFFDRIWRPEQLLSSAVQAMRVLTDPAETGAVTLCLPQDVQAEAWDFPEEFFARRVWHVRRPAPDEASLTAAVRLLRGARRPLIVAGGGLIHSDATAALAEFAAATGVPVAVTQAGKAALPHGHPAAVGAIGHTGSAAANSLAREADVVIGVGTRWQDFTTASRTLFADPRVAFVNLNIASFDAAKQAGVSLVADARAGIQALGAALSGWSAAPEWRDRAAGLVRGWDAVADAAFTAGRRPLPAQSEIIGALRDGMGERDVVVCAAGSMPGDLHKLWRPTDPLGYHVEYGYSCMGYEIAGGLGVKMAAPDREVVVLVGDGSYLMMAQEIATAVAERLKLVVVLVQNHGYASIGALSESVGADRFGTRYRYRDPATGHLDGDTLPVDLAANAASLGADVIRAQGLDGFREALATALAAERTTVVHVETDPLVPAPGSDAWWDVPVAEVSALPSTTAARAAYEEHKKAQRPLLAPRPA; this comes from the coding sequence ATGACCACGACCACGTCCGCCGGGCGGGTACGCCGGCTGACCACCGCCCAGGCGCTGGTGGCGTTCCTCGCCCAGCAGTACACCGAGCGGGACGGCGTCGAACAGCGGCTGATCGAGGGCTGCTTCGGCATCTTCGGTCACGGCAACATCGCCGGCCTCGGCCAGGCGCTGCTGGAACGCCCCGACGACCTGACCTACTACCAGGCCCGCAACGAGCAGGCCATGGTGCACGCCGCGGTGGCCTACGCCCGCACCCGGCGCAGGCTCTCCACGCTGGCCTGCACCGCCTCGGTGGGGCCCGGCTCCACCAACATGGTCACCGGGGCGGCGCTGGCCACCGTCAACCGGCTGCCGGTGCTGCTGCTGCCCGGTGACACCTTCGCCTCACGCGCCGCCTCACCGCTGCTCCAGGAGCTGGAGCAGCCGTACGCCGCCGACATCACCGTCAACGACACCTTCCGGCCCGTCTCCCGGTTCTTCGACCGGATCTGGCGGCCCGAGCAACTGCTCTCCTCGGCCGTGCAGGCGATGCGGGTGCTCACCGACCCGGCCGAGACCGGCGCCGTCACCCTGTGCCTGCCGCAGGACGTGCAGGCGGAAGCCTGGGACTTCCCCGAGGAGTTCTTCGCCCGCCGAGTGTGGCACGTCCGCCGCCCGGCACCTGACGAGGCGTCACTGACCGCCGCCGTGCGGCTGCTGCGGGGCGCACGGCGCCCGCTGATCGTGGCGGGCGGCGGGTTGATCCACTCCGACGCCACCGCCGCGCTCGCGGAGTTCGCCGCCGCCACCGGCGTTCCCGTGGCGGTCACGCAGGCCGGGAAGGCCGCGTTGCCGCACGGCCATCCGGCGGCGGTCGGCGCGATCGGCCACACCGGCAGTGCCGCGGCCAACTCCCTGGCCCGCGAGGCCGATGTGGTGATCGGCGTCGGTACCCGCTGGCAGGACTTCACCACCGCCTCGCGCACCCTGTTCGCCGACCCGCGGGTGGCCTTCGTCAACCTCAACATCGCCTCGTTCGACGCCGCCAAGCAGGCCGGGGTGTCGCTGGTCGCGGACGCCCGCGCGGGCATCCAGGCCCTGGGCGCCGCACTGTCCGGCTGGTCGGCCGCCCCGGAGTGGCGTGACCGCGCGGCCGGACTGGTCCGCGGCTGGGACGCGGTGGCGGACGCCGCCTTCACCGCCGGACGCCGGCCGCTGCCGGCCCAGAGCGAGATCATCGGCGCGCTGCGGGACGGCATGGGCGAGCGCGACGTGGTGGTGTGCGCCGCCGGCTCGATGCCGGGCGATCTGCACAAGCTGTGGCGCCCCACTGACCCGCTGGGCTACCACGTCGAGTACGGCTACTCCTGCATGGGCTACGAGATCGCCGGAGGGCTGGGCGTGAAGATGGCCGCGCCCGACCGCGAGGTCGTGGTGCTGGTCGGCGACGGCTCGTACCTGATGATGGCTCAGGAGATCGCCACGGCGGTGGCCGAGCGCCTCAAACTGGTCGTGGTGCTGGTGCAGAACCACGGCTACGCCTCGATCGGCGCGCTGTCGGAGTCGGTCGGCGCCGACCGGTTCGGCACCCGTTACCGCTACCGCGACCCGGCCACCGGGCACCTGGACGGCGACACCCTGCCGGTCGACCTGGCCGCCAACGCGGCGAGTCTGGGCGCGGACGTCATCCGCGCCCAGGGTCTGGACGGCTTCCGCGAGGCGCTCGCCACCGCGCTGGCCGCCGAGCGCACCACCGTCGTCCATGTGGAGACCGACCCTCTGGTGCCGGCGCCCGGCTCGGACGCCTGGTGGGACGTCCCGGTCGCCGAGGTCTCCGCGCTGCCGTCGACCACCGCGGCCCGCGCCGCCTACGAGGAGCACAAGAAGGCCCAGCGCCCGCTGCTCGCCCCACGACCGGCCTGA